A region of Dermochelys coriacea isolate rDerCor1 chromosome 1, rDerCor1.pri.v4, whole genome shotgun sequence DNA encodes the following proteins:
- the LOC119860744 gene encoding interleukin-18 receptor accessory protein: MFIFCWILLLFIKGAEVREFNLTGCLHKGPGRIYHAITDEEFILECVLPSQHCTHMYNNSVLYKSKVLWFWQQKDGEPLKIISNESTNPTQEGNALWFRPIGINAAGVYICMIREEIPCLSNIIKVQAKNKANCSDNGRNELSLLIEKGHSISCPGIHCYNHLQRSPVTWYKNGIRVTLQKNRPSLKLKDDKIHLLRIYKKDAGIYVCDYILFDNSSQWTMRRVVRVKIIARNTVHTPNILYPSGMKTLEVEVGKPLKMECKVSFGFERDFLPMITWYRDNKERKSEPLLQDPTRIRAEEFGGKSFVHVATLREVTERDLNSNFICFAQNSVGNSTGVLKLKRKERALFIYILYSAIAVLVGLLVGSAFVYQHWIEIALMYRNYLAKNETVEDCKEFDAFVSYAKQDSFESDSTFLNEEQFALEVLPEVLENKYGYKLCLLERDILPGGAYTDDIVTAIQLSRRAIIILSPSYVNGPSIFELQAAVNCALEDNMIKLILIKYKSFQEPESLPPIVKKALKILPVVTWKSSNSNSPNKQFWKYMQYHMPVKSTRGLRKNSLKCFFRRLFSVVIDSRKATGRSQQIKKW, encoded by the exons atgtttattttttgctGGATCCTACTATTGTTTATCAAAGGAGCAGAGGTTAGAGAGTTTAATCTGACAG GGTGTCTTCATAAAGGACCTGGAAGGATTTATCATGCAATTACTGATGAGGAGTTTATCTTGGAATGTGTTTTGCCATCCCAACACTGTACCCACATGTACAACAACTCAGTTCTCTATAAAAGTAAAGTGCTGTGGTTCTGGCAACAAAAAGACGGAGAACCACTGAAGATTATCAGCAATGAAAGCACTAACCCCACTCAGGAAGGGAATGCACTTTGGTTTAGACCGATAGGGATTAATGCTGCTGGAGTATATATCTGTATGATAAG GGAAGAAATCCCATGTCTCTCAAACATCATAAAGGTTCAAGCAAAGAACAAAGCAAATTGTTCGGATAATGGCAGAAATGAACTGTCTCTTCTCATTGAAAAGGGACATTCAATTTCTTGTCCTGGGATACACTGTTACAATCATTTACAAAGGTCACCAGTGACATGGTACAAG aATGGAATTCGAGTAACGCTTCAGAAGAATAGACCAAGTCTAAAACTTAAGGATGATAAAATCCACTTGCTTCGTATCTATAAGAAAGATGCTGGTATTTATGTATGTGATTACATTTTATTTGACAACAGCAGCCAATGGACAATGAGACGAGTAGTTAGAGTAAAAATCATTG CACGAAACACTGTCCACACCCCAAACATCTTGTATCCCAGTGGCATGAAGACACTTGAAGTAGAAGTTG GAAAACCTCTTAAAATGGAATGCAAAGTATCATTTGGCTTTGAAAGGGATTTTTTGCCTATGATAACTTGGTACAGagacaacaaagaaagaaaaagtgagcCACTTTTGCAGGACCCAACTCG GATTCGTGCAGAAGAATTTGGAGGCAAATCATTTGTTCATGTTGCCACACTCAGGGAAGTTACTGAAAGGGACCTGAACAGCAACTTCATCTGCTTTGCTCAGAATTCTGTGGGGAACTCAACAGGAGTGCTCAagctaaaaaggaaagaaagag CACTTTTCATATACATATTATATAGTGCGATTGCAGTTCTAGTTGGACTCCTGGTGGGCAGTGCTTTTGTTTACCAGCATTGGATCGAAATAGCGCTGATGTATAGAAATTACTTGGCCAAGAACGAAACTGTAGAGG ATTGCAAAGAATTTGATGCATTTGTGTCCTATGCAAAACAAGACTCCTTTGAAAGTGATTCCACTTTTCTCAATGAGGAACAGTTTGCCCTGGAGGTCCTTCCGGAGGTGTTGGAAAACAAATACGGATACAAACTGTGCCTTCTTGAAAGGGACATTCTTCCAGGAGGAG CTTACACCGATGATATTGTAACAGCTATTCAACTAAGCAGGCGAGCTATAATTATCTTGAGTCCTAGCTATGTCAATGGACCCAGCATCTTTGAACTGCAGGCAGCGGTGAACTGTGCTTTAGAAGATAACATGataaaactgattttaattaaGTACAAGTCGTTTCAAGAGCCAGAGTCTTTACCTCCAATAGTGAAGAAAGCTCTTAAAATTTTACCAGTAGTTACCTGGAAATCCTCTAACTCTAATTCGCCAAACAAACAATTCTGGAAATATATGCAATATCACATGCCAGTGAAAAGTACCCGGGGCCTAAGGAAAAACAGTCTAAAGTGTTTTTTCCGAAGGTTATTTAGTGTGGTTATCGATAGCAGAAAGGCCACTGGGAGAAGTCAGCAGATTAAGAAATGGTGA